Part of the Thermococcus barossii genome is shown below.
TACCGCGACATACTCTTCGAGGTATACTCTCCGGAACTTGGGAAGCCCCTCGGAGGAGGGGGGGAGTACACCTTCAAGGGAAAGCCCGCCTTCGGCTTTGCCTTTGATATGGGGGCGCTTTCAAGGCTTTTCAGAAAGAGGGGGGACAGGAACCGGAAAAAGCTGAGAGGGGAACTCAGGGAAGTCTTTGCTGAGGCAAAAAGGCTCGTGAGAATGGGCATCCCGGTGGAGGTGGAGTGAATGAAGCGTTCCAACGGCTCCCCAATAAGGTTCGCCCTCCCCAAGGGGCGGCTTCTTCCTGGCTCTCTCGAAATCCTCCAGAGGGCTGGAATCGAGCTGAGACCCCCAGCAGAGAGGAGGCTCATCGAAAGAATCGGCAGCTATGAGGTTCTCCTTGCAAGGGCCTTTGACGTTCCCGTTTACGTGGAGTACGGAATCGACGTCGGCATCTCCGGGAGCGATGTTGTAGAGGAGCGCGGAAGCGACGTCCTCGTACCCCTTGAACTGCCCTTCGGGAAGTGCAGGTTGAGCCTGGCCATGCCGGCTGAGAGCACCGTCAAGCCTGAGGATATGGACGGCTACCGGATAGCCACCAAGTATCCAAGGATAACGAGGCGGTTCTTTGAGGGGCTCGACGTTGAGGTGGAAATCCTGAAGCTCCACGGGAGCATCGAGCTGGCCCCAAAGATAGGGATAGCCGACGCCATCGTGGACATAGTCGAGACCGGAAACACGCTGAGGGCAAACGGTCTGGTCGAGGTGGAGAAGATAATGGACGTCTCCGCCCTGCTACTCGTCAACAGAATAGCCCAGAAAACGAAGTTCGAGGAGATAAACGAACTCGTGTGGAAGGTTAAGGAGGTGATTAGGGATGGATTTTGAGCTTGAGAGATACGTCGCCGGAATACTGCGAGACATCCGGGAGAGAGGTAATGATGCCGTAAAGGAGTACTCCCTCAGGTTCGACGGCTATGCAGGCCCGTTCCGTGTGACCGAGGATGAGTTCGAGGAGGCCGCGCGAAGCATTCCCAAGAGGGACAGGGAGATAATCCTCCGCACCGTTGAACGCCTGTGGGAGTACCACGAGAGGCAGATGGAAAGGGAACGGCTTTTCATCAAAAACGGCTCCATCTACGGGATAATCTACCGCCCGATAGGGAGGATAGGAATCTACGTACCCGGCGGAAAACCGCTACCCTCAACGCTGATGATGGTGGCAGTTCCGGCGAAGATAGCGGGCGTTAAGGAGATAGCGGTCACAATCCCACCAAAGGACGGAAAGGTGAACCCCTACGTCCTCTACGTTGCAAAACTGCTCGGCATCACCGAGGTCTACAAGCTCGGCGGCGTGCAGGCGATAGGCGCGATGGCCTACGGGGTCGGTATGAAGAAGGTGGACAAAATATTCGGCCCCGGAAACAGGTTCGTCAACGAGGCCAAGAGGCAGGTTTTCGGAATTGTTGGCATAGACAGCCTCGCCGGGCCGTCGGAGATAGCGGTGATAGCGGACGAAACGGCAGAGAAGGAGTACGTTCTGGCCGACCTTCTCAGCCAGCTGGAGCACGGAAAGGACAGCAAAGCCTGGCTCCTCACGACTTCGAGGGAACTCGCGGAGTTCTGCTCCCGTGACGGAATAGAGGTTGTCCTCTGCGAGAGCCTAGAGGAGTGCGTTAGGAGGGCCAACGAGATAGCGCCGGAGCACCTTGAGATAATCACTGAGAGACCGATGGAGCTCGTTGACCTCATCGAGAACGCCGGAGCGATTTACTTGGGCCCCTACACGCCGGTTCCAGCCGCTGATTACTTCCTCGGCGTCAACCACGTCCTGCCAACCGGAGGGGCGGCAAAGTTCAGCGGCGTCCTAACTGTGAGGGACTTCCTCAAGCCGATAAGCCTCGCAAGCGTTAGCAGAGAGGAGTTCCTCGCGGAGAGGGAGCTGGGTCTTCGCTTGGCCGAGATAGAAGGTATGGAGGCCCACAGGAGGAGCATGGAGGCGAGGAGATGAGGCGCAAAACCAAAGAGACCGACGTAACGGTCGAGCTTGATTCGAAAGGGAGCATCAGGACGGGCGATAAGGTGCTCGACCACCTCCTCACCGCCCTCTTCTTCTACATGGGGCGGGAGGCGAAAGTAGAGGCCACCTACGACCTCAGGCACCACCTGTGGGAGGACGTCGGGATAACCCTCGGTGAAGAGCTGAGGGAGAAGATCCCCGAGAAGTTCACCCGCTTCGGGAACGCGGTAATGCCGATGGACGACGCGCTCGTGGTGGTGGCGGTGGACATCTCGGGGAGGCCCTACGTGAACCTTGAACTGTCCTTCGAGGAGGAAGAGGAGGGGTTTGAG
Proteins encoded:
- the hisG gene encoding ATP phosphoribosyltransferase; translated protein: MRFALPKGRLLPGSLEILQRAGIELRPPAERRLIERIGSYEVLLARAFDVPVYVEYGIDVGISGSDVVEERGSDVLVPLELPFGKCRLSLAMPAESTVKPEDMDGYRIATKYPRITRRFFEGLDVEVEILKLHGSIELAPKIGIADAIVDIVETGNTLRANGLVEVEKIMDVSALLLVNRIAQKTKFEEINELVWKVKEVIRDGF
- the hisD gene encoding histidinol dehydrogenase; its protein translation is MDFELERYVAGILRDIRERGNDAVKEYSLRFDGYAGPFRVTEDEFEEAARSIPKRDREIILRTVERLWEYHERQMERERLFIKNGSIYGIIYRPIGRIGIYVPGGKPLPSTLMMVAVPAKIAGVKEIAVTIPPKDGKVNPYVLYVAKLLGITEVYKLGGVQAIGAMAYGVGMKKVDKIFGPGNRFVNEAKRQVFGIVGIDSLAGPSEIAVIADETAEKEYVLADLLSQLEHGKDSKAWLLTTSRELAEFCSRDGIEVVLCESLEECVRRANEIAPEHLEIITERPMELVDLIENAGAIYLGPYTPVPAADYFLGVNHVLPTGGAAKFSGVLTVRDFLKPISLASVSREEFLAERELGLRLAEIEGMEAHRRSMEARR
- the hisB gene encoding imidazoleglycerol-phosphate dehydratase HisB; this encodes MRRKTKETDVTVELDSKGSIRTGDKVLDHLLTALFFYMGREAKVEATYDLRHHLWEDVGITLGEELREKIPEKFTRFGNAVMPMDDALVVVAVDISGRPYVNLELSFEEEEEGFEKTLVREFLWGLARSLKATVHVKTLSGVNAHHVIEAAFKGLGVALGKAIQESGKLESTKGLLEV